The following are from one region of the Salmo salar chromosome ssa27, Ssal_v3.1, whole genome shotgun sequence genome:
- the ahdc1 gene encoding AT-hook DNA-binding motif-containing protein 1 encodes MQTHKDIQMQTPAETCIDAHTHTSAHRQMDAHTHLDSAGPEQPRTDSSPETHTRSPQRQVLLPLNHSACTNQQAAFSPCSPAPPHSANRDMPPAISPAPNISSTPLDLSKPSRAIGPNPPGLSPIGPACTDLSTIGPAPVDPSPVPVEGERKYALRSSGRPRFPCQLRKSSRIRRCTEDGERRGGRESEREGEEMEEEEEKERVSVHVKVERPTVEECLPAASKPAASKPIASKPADSKPAASKPAASPVPVPVAPLPSTHPSSHPSSHSAPRPSPKSQYRTSTKPQPKSSTNAKPKSQPRPSMKASPKPLPRSATNPRPATNTLPRPLTNTVPRPAVKKEEPGELDPPTKRKRRFVGVRRIVVKVARIPVNLSRRQKSYKISSMETVEKGGAGGDGGLEGAEGGTMVVREPTALLRMKNNGKSVMVMFPPGELPVILKRRRGRPPKQVVPGTPDKTTGGNGESKKPRRRRRAKLPSPQPSYVNDTNDVKTEYGDVLSKLAFLNRQPPATGRCSPPRCWTPSEPDSFHTPSDNPGISALLHRLTGFRRRGGRGGGVGGRGGGAGGGAGGAGGEGFKSSFSDFFETIGKKRKVTPALSEPGLLKKRGKGGGGRGGGAAGGEMGVGGGGRGAAGTRLV; translated from the exons ATGCAGACACACAAGGACATCCAAATGCAGACACCCGCAGAGACATGCAtagacgctcacacacacacaagtgctcACAGACAAATGGATGCTCACACACACTTGGACTCTGCCGGTCCAGAGCAGCCCAGAACTGATTCATCACCAGAGACACACACCAGATCACCTCAGCGACAGGTCCTCCTGCCTCTCAATCATTCAGCCTGCACCAATCAGCAAGCTGCTTTCTCTCCCTGCAGCCCCGCTCCTCCACACTCTGCAAACAGAGATATGCCCCCAGCCATTAGCCCTGCCCCTAATATTAGTTCAACACCTCTAGATCTCTCTAAACCCTCAAGAGCTATTGGTCCAAATCCTCCAGGCCTTTCTCCTATTGGTCCAGCCTGTACAGACCTTTCTACTATTGGTCCAGCCCCTGTAGACCCCTCCCCTGTACCTGTCGAAGGTGAGAGAAAGTATGCACTTCGTAGCTCCGGTCGACCTCGCTTCCCCTGCCAGCTACGCAAGTCTTCCCGCATCCGCAGATgcactgaggatggagagaggaggggagggagggagagtgagagggagggggaggagatggaagaggaagaggagaaagagagggtgagtgtACATGTGAAGGTAGAGCGCCCCACAGTGGAGGAGTGTCTACCTGCAGCCTCCAAGCCTGCAGCCTCCAAGCCTATAGCCTCCAAGCCTGCAGACTCCAAGCCTGCAGCCTCCAAGCCTGCAGCCTCACCTGTACCAGTACCTGTAGCACCACTCCCCTCAACACACCCCTCATCACACCCCTCCTCTCACTCCGCCCCCCGGCCATCACCCAAATCCCAATATAGAACTTCAACCAAACCCCAACCCAAATCTTCAACCAATGCCAAACCAAAATCCCAACCCAGACCATCGATGAAAGCCTCGCCCAAACCTTTGCCCAGATCAGCAACCAATCCCAGACCAGCAACCAATACCTTGCCTCGTCCATTGACCAATACCGTGCCCCGGCCGGCAGTGAAGAAGGAGGAGCCTGGTGAACTAGATCCCCCCACCAAACGAAAACGCCGGTTTGTTGGT GTGAGGCGTATCGTGGTGAAGGTAGCTCGTATCCCAGTCAACCTCAGCCGACGCCAGAAGAGCTACAAGATTTCCTCCATGGAGACAGTTGAGAAGGGCGGGGCAGGTGGCGATGGTGGGTTGGAGGGAGCCGAGGGGGGGACAATGGTAGTCCGAGAGCCAACTGCGCTCCTCCGTATGAAGAACAACGGGAAGAGTGTGATGGTCATGTTCCCGCCTGGAGAACTTCCGGTGATCCTGAAACGTCGCCGTGGCCGACCTCCCAAACAGGTTGTACCTGGAACGCCGGATAAAACCACCGGTGGGAATGGCGAGTCCAAGAAACCTCGTCGGCGCCGGCGGGCCAAGCTCCCGTCTCCGCAACCGTCGTACGTGAACGACACCAATGACGTGAAGACGGAGTACGGAGACGTTCTGTCTAAACTGGCATTCCTCAACCGCCAACCGCCAGCCACTGGCCGCTGCTCCCCACCACGCTGCTGGACACCCAGCGAACCGGACAGCTTTCACACGCCGTCCGACAACCCTGGGATCTCCGCCCTGCTCCACCGACTCACAGGGTTCAGACGCAGGGGAGGTAGGGGGGGAGGTGTTGGAGGCaggggaggaggagcagggggaggagcaggaggagccggGGGAGAGGGCTTCAAGAGCTCCTTCAGTGACTTTTTTGAGACGATCGGGAAGAAAAGGAAAGTGACCCCTGCTCTGTCAGAACCAGGGTTACTCAAGAAACGAGGGAAGGgtgggggaggcaggggaggaggGGCTGCAGGGGGGGAGATGGGGGTTGGGG GGGGAGGCAGGGGGGCAGCTGGAACAAGACTGGTTTAA
- the LOC123724005 gene encoding AT-hook DNA-binding motif-containing protein 1, with the protein MRERGPGGYQVCGSPRGGFPSCEGGRGSAYGSPGGSRGGGGGEETQGLFAGYFRSLLDSENSSDLLDISSPRPDPRKPPPTLDYDSSSPARGPGPRWSPAFPKRSPKGEPRENPTQHHPSSSSSSRPPYRYNLSQNSPTSSSFPKSTAPSLPPSRSPSSPHPSSYGHYPPGYSSSSPAGGSAAPQRPTDCSFAAYGAAGLSKASTATPMGQGQMGYSSFSKRGYGGYLGQVGPSSPGRGGYMAKNSPFPSSSSPEGYRHYPSNQCNYRPGYGGYPGGYSDPGPSEPKDILDISNYTPQKAKRQPFLESQSESSSDSSHLGVTGSGGGVSGGGSGSGSGGGAYRQGGGRESLPIGGEGGQGQSSLSSLEKLMMDWHESASGPSYNWSQNVLFQGQGKPSRGRRKRNAAEPQTEKEGGGGPGAGPGTTPDSPTSPSGQTQPSTPTQGSGGKRSGMGGRQARGVRGGRGGGLSPSPGERPPGGKKGKAAGGGVGGGGSAAQGGLFQEGLDYYSGDSSSLSPLPNPTSHLGYPTEPCEYPSPCPYSAHPSTPSSEEHYPALFPGEASSSSLSPGMTSTSSSYPPKLSPAPQPYHPPLTPAPPPASFDPSCSPSPRLLPHCGTAQSPPHRNLATVSKDHFPSQYDSPSYCSSPYWYGGASLSSSPHANTHTPTHTHANAHNNTHVHANVNPHTSPNNNPNTHTTAHTNTHTHPNSNPHANMSPHTPKTSLSPHTHPNPNTNPHTHTNPHINTHPHINTHLHSNQNQHPHPHSQPNLSPHTHPHPNLSPHTHPHPNLSPHTHPHPNLSPHTHPHPNLSPHSHTHPLLYEERPPHSAMPTQPHKRDLPPHLNSGLRPAPLQLSPYTSPTHKPPLASSPHSEDLGYPPYPGMHPRYHPQPPPRGGGGVLCQLLDPPSDDSFSVTSL; encoded by the exons atgagggagagagggccaggagggtaCCAGGTCTGTGGCTCCCCGAGGGGGGGCTTCCCGTCCtgtgagggggggagagggagtgcgTATGGCAGCCCTGGCGGCAGCAGAGGcggtggaggtggagaggagacgcAGGGTTTGTTCGCCGGATATTTCCGCTCCTTGCTGGACTCTGAAAACTCCTCAGACCTCCTGGACATCTCCTCCCCTCGCCCTGACCCCAGGAAACCTCCTCCCACCCTGGACTACGACTCTTCCAGCCCTGCCCGCGGCCCAGGCCCTCGCTGGTCCCCAGCCTTCCCCAAACGCAGCCCCAAAGGAGAGCCAAGGGAGAACCCAACCCAACatcatccctcttcctcctcctcttccagacCTCCTTACCGTTATAACCTGTCCCAGaactcccccacctcctcctcgtTCCCCAAGTCcaccgctccctccctccctccatcccgctCCCCCAgctccccccatccctcctcctaCGGTCACTACCCGCCTggctattcctcctcctctcctgcaggGGGCAGCGCAGCGCCACAAAGACCCACAGACTGCAGCTTCGCAGCCTATGGGGCAGCCGGGCTGAGTAAGGCCTCCACGGCCACCCCCATGGGCCAGGGTCAGATGGGATATTCCAGTTTTTCCAAGCGGGGCTATGGGGGCTATCTTGGGCAGGTTGGACCATCTTCTCCAGGAAGAGGGGGGTATATGGCCAAGAACAGccccttcccctcctcatctTCCCCAGAGGGATACAGACACTACCCCTCCAACCAGTGTAACTACAG gccgGGCTATGGTGGCTACCCAGGAGGCTACAGTGACCCAGGCCCCAGCGAGCCCAAAGACATCCTGGACATCTCCAACTACACCCCCCAGAAGGCCAAGCGACAACCCTTCCTCGAGAGTCAATCAGAGTCCTCCTCTGACTCCTCCCACCTAGGGGTCACCGGGTCAGGAGGTGGGGTCAGTGGCGGAGGCTCGGGGTCAGGCTCCGGAGGTGGAGCTTACAggcaggggggagggagggagtctctTCCTATTGGTGGAGAGGGAGGTCAAGGCCAGTCCAGCCTATCAAGTCTGGAGAAGCTGATGATGGACTGGCATGAGAGCGCCTCAGGCCCCTCCTACAACTGGAGCCAGAACGTTCTCTTCCAGGGGCAGGGGAAGCCCAGCCGGGGGCGCAGGAAACGGAATGCTGCCGAACCCCAAACGGAGAAGGAGGGGGGTGGCGGACCAGGAGCAGGACCAGGGACCACCCCAGACTCTCCCACCAGCCCCTCAGGCCAGACCCAGCCCTCCACCCCAACCCAGGGTTCTGGTGGAAAACGCAGTGGAATGGGGGGACGGCAGGCCAGGGGGGtaagaggaggcagaggagggggGCTGTCCCCGTCCCCTGGTGAGCGCCCCCCAGGGGGGAAGAAGGGTAAGGCTGCTGGGGGTGGGGTTGGAGGtggagggagtgctgctcagggGGGGTTGTTCCAGGAAGGCCTTGACTACTACAGTGGAGACAGCAGcagcctctcccccctccctaaccccacctcACATCTCGGCTACCCCACCGAGCCCTGTGAGTACCCCTCCCCGTGCCCTTACTCCGCCCACCCCTCCACCCCGTCCTCAGAGGAGCACTACCCAGCCCTCTTCCCAGGTgaggcctcctcctcctctctctcccctggaatGACTTCCACATCCTCCTCCTATCCTCCCAAACTATCCCCCGCTCCCCAGCCCTACCACCCCCCTCTCACCCCTGCTCCCCCCCCCGCCTCCTTCGATCCCTCCTGCTCACCATCGCCACGGTTACTGCCACACTGTGGAACAGCGCAGAGCCCCCCCCATCGTAACCTGGCAACCGTTTCCAAGGACCACTTCCCCTCCCAGTATGATTCTCCCAGCTACTGTAGCTCCCCCTATTGGTACGGAGGGGCATCGCTCAGCAGCAGCccccacgctaacacacacaccccgacacacacacatgctaatgcacacaacaacacacatgtACACGCTAatgttaaccctcacactagCCCTAACAACAACCCTAACACTCACACTAccgcacacaccaacacacacacacaccctaacagcAACCCTCATGCAAACATGAGTCCACACACACCTAAGACAAGCttgagcccacacacacaccctaaccccaacaccaacccgcacacacacaccaacccccacATCAATACACACCCGCACATCAACACACACCTTCATTCAAACCAGAACCAACATCCTCATCCACACTCCCAACCTAACCTCTCCCCACACACTCACCCCCACCCTAACCTCTCCCCACACACTCACCCCCACCCTAACCTCTCCCCACACACTCACCCCCACCCTAACCTCTCCCCACACACTCACCCCCACCCTAACCTCTCACCTCACTCCCACACTCACCCCCTGCTTTATGAGGAGCGCCCTCCTCACAGCGCCATGCCCACGCAACCTCACAAACGGGACCTGCCTCCCCACCTCAACTCAGGGCTGCGACCAGCCCCCCTGCAGCTCTCCCCGTACACCTCCCCCACCCACAAGCCTCCCCTGGCGTCCTCGCCGCATTCTGAGGACCTGGGTTACCCTCCGTACCCCGGGATGCACCCACGCTACCACCCACAGCCCCCGCctcgaggaggaggaggggtgctcTGTCAGCTACTAGACCCCCCCAGCGATGACAGCTTCAGTGTCACCAGCTTGTAG